The Synchiropus splendidus isolate RoL2022-P1 chromosome 8, RoL_Sspl_1.0, whole genome shotgun sequence nucleotide sequence CATTATTATGAGGAAGGAATTTTGACAGAGGGAAGAGGCTATGAATaacaaggaaataaataaaataatgaaatgcttGCTTCTGCTGAAAATTCAATCGAGggctgtgttaaaaaaaaaaaaaagacacccaTTGTCTGTTTTCACAATAGCACGGCACAGTACGTACTGTGCACAGCAACACATCACCATCTAGCAAGCGGCTCTTTGTGTGTGTTACTTTGGATAGATGACTGAAGATGACAGTGATGCTTTCGAAAGTTACCCTCATGAGAGCTGTTTTAGTCATACAatgatgtttgcggatgataTAGCGATTTGCCATTTGACATCCAGGGTATTGggtaaagaagagagtgcagccggGGGGATTGGTGTGAAGAGTCAAAATGGTTCACCATCTGACAGAAAACGTTcatgaaaaaacattgtttattcgGCTCGGAAAGACATCTAATACATTCATAACCCAGAATGGCCAGCATTTCCTTGACTTGTTTGAAttctttcaacaacaacaaaatgaaaatatatatccTACAGCCACCTTGGAGAAAAGGCCTGTTGTGAACAGTCCAAAAACTCGTGAAAACGTAAACCTCAAAAACAGGTTTAAGCGTGAGTTCCAGCAGTATTGTATCAACTTTTACATTCAGATCAACCTCAAACAGCTAGTGTGAAGTACGTTGATCACTTATTTCTCTAACTTCCTGTTTGTAAAGTGCATTGATCGTATTTGCTGCGATGGATTCAGTCAAAATAGCTCCTGTACTTTACATGGTTTCATCCCTGTTGTGCGCTAGCTTTTGAGCATTAGCTCTGCTCTTTATTGGAGCGTATCCCACGACGGTTTCACCTGAAGTCAATAGTCACAGTTTCACCTGGACAGCAGGGATTTGAGGTGACACTGAATCAGTCCGGATCTCGATCTGACCTTGAGTTAGTCGAATGAGGAGCCATTGAGCAGCTCACCAGGCCGTGCCAAGGAAGCCAAACCCAGCAGCCTCCAAGCCCTTGAGCAAGTCTCGTGCTTGGGTTTTGTGGTTTGAGATTTGCTTTGCAGAATGTAATAAGAGGATATTAAATATTAGTATGGTTCTGACCAGCCGGGACTGAAGTGGTGTGCCGTGGCTCGGCGTCTTCTTCTCCTCGCTGTACTTTGTTTGACACAGTCCTAACCACAAATCACTCCGACATCCTCGGAGTGAGCGCAGTTGTGCTTCCCGACCTTGGATCTCTTGCACGCCAGCAGCGAGGCCTCACTCCCCTCACACTCCACGTCGTCCAGTAAGATCCTGACGGTGCTGTCCGCCTCCCCCAGCGCCGCCCTCTTCATCACCGCCAGCGCGGTGGTGAAGCCCAGCTGTCTGCACACGACAGTGCCTGCCTTGCTGGTGAAGAGGTCGTCACACACCGTCCCCCACTCTCCTCGGACGAATATCTCCACTCTCCCTCGATCGACTAAGCCATCTGCGCTCACCAGTCGAACGGAGCCGGCATGTATCCGCCGGCCTCctttccctctcttcctccctcttcctctctgtctcttaTTCACCTGGTTGGCCTCTCCGGCGTCCGTCTCTCCCAGCCGCACCGTGGCGTCATGGCTTTTTGGATTTGTGGTCGGCGATGGTCTGGAGGTGGTCATCACTCTTGGCTGGGCGGCAGAAGGGTTAGCTGCTAGTGGATGCTGGGTGGGGTTTCCTTGTCTTCTGGAGGAAGCGGGTGTGGCCATAGGAGCCTTCCTGGAAGAGCCCACTGTCATGGCGGCTGTGTAATAACCTAAGGGAGAGACAAACCCGCTTTACTCAAACATAGGTGgctgaaacaaagaaacacagacaggtcaatttatatttttaaattatgctCTTTATTTAAGGCAAACAATCGAAGGAATAACATTAACAACAAAAGATCCAAGGTAATTTCAAGTATTATGATACCAGATTCAGTTAAATAAGTGCAAATGTTGACATATAAATAAGAGCCTGAATGTGATGAATCATTGTACCAGCCAAAGATTCAAACATGGTCATGGATTTGAAATGGGATGCATCTGGGGTCCACCTCCGTCCCGTGTCCAGTCTTACAGTCGAATTCAAATTCTTTTGGATTCGATGTGTATGTGACACATATGACAATTCAAATGCTAATAAGGCATTAAATTATGAATGTGAAATAAGTGAAGGACGAAAAAATCCAGGTAAagccacaactttttttgtatGCTGATATTTTGTGGATGTCTTTGTTGtgcatctttaatgtctttgttgttattttgctgTGGCACTAATAAAGGCATCTGATCTGACCTGaaaggaaatgagctgcttgacGGAGGTCTGCTCtccctgagtgcttttctatttCACGTATTTGGCTCCCCCTGTGATGGCGTTTCACGACTGTCTTTGAGATTTAAATATTGACAACTGCATTTcctttgaatgaaaatgtgttaacGTCACTCGTGCATTTCTTCTGGCTTTTGCTTGGAGGGAGAGGAATTCCACGGGTCGTGGTGCAGTTATTACACTTTGGAGTCTTAACTTGATAAACTATTTAAACAGAAGACACATCAGtctaaacaaaataaacatgaatacaaTAACAAAGGGTTGGATAATTGTAAACAGCAGCTGAAATAAAGAACCCAACACTAGAAGCTCTGCGATGCCCAAGAAACCGCCTTAATCTGACCCATACTAGTGAAGTGAAACACAGGCTTAGTGAAAACTTAAAATGAAAACCCTACATTTCCGACACATACTACCAACGTCGAGGTCAGCTGCCTTCCTCAAAGTGTCTCTGaataacagcttttttttttttttttaccgtaaAAAGGTTCAACAATAGCTGCCAACTCGGCGATATACTACTCTATATGCAGGATATGTAGCCGTTAAAGTGCAGCAACTGAAATGTAGATAGTTTCAGATCATGTGAATGGAATAACAGATGGGAATGAGCAGAAAGAGAAGACAGACTGATGCGCCTCTGTTGGCCCGTCCACGGGCCCAAGTGTGGACCTCTTGCCCGGTGGGTTGGACAACAGACACACTTGGCTCTGTCTGGTAACCAGACGCGGCAGCACGCCTACCAGTGGTGGGTGCAGGAGTCGCTGCTTTGACTGTCGGCGCCTTGACTGTCGGCGCTTTTCGTGTTTGCCCTGTTTTCCTGGTGGTTGTTGCGGCCGCTGCTGGAGGTTTCTTGGTGGGGTTTTTCACGGCCGGCGACGGTGtagcttttcttggtgtttttgttgtcggCGGTGGTTTTCTTGTGGTGGTTGTTGGCGCAGGCGTGGTTGTGGGTTTTTTGTTGATTATATATTCTGCAAACATAAAACGACAACACAAGTATCGCTTAAATGCTCTTAGGCAAATTAGCAGTGGAGTCCATGACATGCAATGAATGAAACgctgcttcatttgtttttcaccgCCATGGCCCGAAGTGAATGGTCTGGTTTCTCACCTTCTTTTGGGTAGAAGTGGACGAGTTTGCCCTTTATCTTGACGGGGGAAGGTTTGACACTGCATTTTCCAGGAGGCGCTCGCCTTTTTGGAAGAAAGGACAAATTCAGTGTCAATGTCAcggcatttaaaaaacacaaaaactaatcattttcagtttttgtgtCGAGATTCAACTGAAATGTGTTATCAGATATAAAAATGTGACTTGTTTTTAGTCCCGACTCCCAATACAGTTTTCCTTGCTGAGAATAGGAATAGAAAATTGGTTCCTATTGACGGCACATTAGAGGACCATTCAAAGACATTATTATAtgattaaaagaaataaaaagaatcGATGCCTGTTGGTTGTTCTAATTCATATTGACAGTATATTCAGGGTTTGATTTGGGAGCGACATCTAAAACATCCAAAAAGTTttagaaaaactaaaaaaactaaATGGTTGTTTTGAGCGATGTATCAAAACAGTGTTGCTAGAATGTCTTTGCTCTTAAATGTATCTTATtcagttttattatatttaattatttcattatttttctttcctttcctttccattTGTTTCCCTCTTTGCTTTCCTTTCGTTTCCTCTTCCccctttcctttccttcccagtcctttcctttcctttcttttcatttcctctttcctttccgttcctttcctttcctctttcctttcttttcgtttcctcttttctttcctttcctctcctctttgcTTCCCAGACCTGTCCTTTCCTTCCCACCCATCAGGACACAGTTCTATCTTGTGAAATACCTGGAGGGATCCACGATCTTGTAGATGACTCCTGCTCTTGCTTTTGCGCTGGGCGCCCCAGTGGCCAGGAAGTACAGCTCTCCTGGTGGGACGTTCGTCGCGGTTAAACCCAGGACAGAGAAAAGCCAAGCAACACATTGATCAAGTCATTACCAGCCTCATCCTCAGCAAAGGACATGATGTATCTGTAGTAACTGTTGATAAGTTTGGGGAATCTGCACGTCTGGTCTCGTCCCATACAGATCTCATTGTACTGCCATTCTCCAGTGGTGGCGTCCTCCTTCAGTGACATCAGACGCCTGAAGTGAAGTCAAATCCTGTTAGCAAGTCCAGGTGCGAATTGTTTCATCGCTCTGATGGGATGTGTCGGGGGGAGGGGAGGAACACACCCACTCATGAAATCTCCAAATATGTAGAGGCCGTTAAGATTGGGCATCTGACAGCCTCTGTAGATGTAGCCTCCAGTCACCGACTTCCCCAGTTTGTGAGGGTAGGCGAATATGGGCAAGATGTCGTCTGATGGAAGCAGAAAAAAGCCAGAGTTTTCCATCTGAATGAGCATGAAAGAGCAGTCCACACGATGGACCTCACCCAGAGAAGAGTTCTGACACAGTTTTCGATCGTAGCAGCTGAAGCCTTCCTTGGCTCTCCAGCCATAGTTCCCTCCTGTCAACAGAGAAATAAGATTTTTAAGTGTGTGATCCCAACAACAGGCTTGATTCAGACCTTCAGTTGTGTCtgatgactcagcagctttgactcATGAAGAAAACCAACGGAGAACAATCCGCCATAAGCAGTCATTTTGCTGTAATTGACTTTAATTCTAAGGAATCAACTGACTCAGTGTTTTATGACTTGTCATTACGCCCTGTGTTTAAGGGTTGCTTGAGCGAGTGTAATGTACCTTTAACAATCAGGTCCACCTCTTCGTATTTGTTCTGGCCGACGTCTCCGCAGAACATCCTGCCACGTCCCAGTCCTGTCGTGGGGTCTCCTCGATCGATGGAGCAGCGCCACATGTTCCGCACGCCGTATGCATAGATCTCTGCAGGACGGCACCTCTCATGAGGGAACTTgctcatgatgtttgttttttgttgttgttgaaaatgATACATTACACTCTGAGCAACAAGCTAGATCCTGATGAACTGTCAGTTTCAGTCTAAGGCTGTGCACCatgtctccccctaacactagcacttaacagtagcacttggttctgagctccctccactatgacgctccctcctctatgacgctccctcctctatgaagctccctccactatgaagctgcctcctctatgaagctccctccactgtgaagctccctccactgtgaag carries:
- the si:ch211-136a13.1 gene encoding HHIP-like protein 1 isoform X1, which produces MTRKRLDLRGCHWRSSFHRLALSIVLVAVLLAWRGSCHPQCLDYKPPFEPREPLVFCKEYSKFGCCDLDKDNEISSRFYGIMDHFDHSGFFTCGKYIRSILCQECSPYAAHLFDAEDANTPMRVLPGLCGSYCSDYWHQCRYTLSLLMENLVGPQHLANFTASIEDDQRRFCDFLELKDKQYCYPNVLTNTELNANLGSVRADPQGCLELCLQEVANGLRNPVAMIHADDGSHRFFVAEQLGYVWVYLANGSRIDRPFLNLTQAVLTSPWTGDERGFLCIALHPRFSQVRKAYVYYSVSVKKEERIRISEFTLSPHDDNQLDHSSERTILEVVEPASNHNGGQLLFGQDGYLYIFIGDGGRAGDPFGKFGNAQNKSVLLGKVLRVDVNNNDDGAPYSIPSDNPFLGEEETRPEIYAYGVRNMWRCSIDRGDPTTGLGRGRMFCGDVGQNKYEEVDLIVKGGNYGWRAKEGFSCYDRKLCQNSSLGEVHRVDCSFMLIQMENSGFFLLPSDDILPIFAYPHKLGKSVTGGYIYRGCQMPNLNGLYIFGDFMSGRLMSLKEDATTGEWQYNEICMGRDQTCRFPKLINSYYRYIMSFAEDEAGELYFLATGAPSAKARAGVIYKIVDPSRRAPPGKCSVKPSPVKIKGKLVHFYPKEEYIINKKPTTTPAPTTTTRKPPPTTKTPRKATPSPAVKNPTKKPPAAAATTTRKTGQTRKAPTVKAPTVKAATPAPTTGYYTAAMTVGSSRKAPMATPASSRRQGNPTQHPLAANPSAAQPRVMTTSRPSPTTNPKSHDATVRLGETDAGEANQVNKRQRGRGRKRGKGGRRIHAGSVRLVSADGLVDRGRVEIFVRGEWGTVCDDLFTSKAGTVVCRQLGFTTALAVMKRAALGEADSTVRILLDDVECEGSEASLLACKRSKVGKHNCAHSEDVGVICG
- the si:ch211-136a13.1 gene encoding HHIP-like protein 1 isoform X2; the protein is MTRKRLDLRGCHWRSSFHRLALSIVLVAVLLAWRGSCHPQCLDYKPPFEPREPLVFCKEYSKFGCCDLDKDNEISSRFYGIMDHFDHSGFFTCGKYIRSILCQECSPYAAHLFDAEDANTPMRVLPGLCGSYCSDYWHQCRYTLSLLMENLVGPQHLANFTASIEDDQRRFCDFLELKDKQYCYPNVLTNTELNANLGSVRADPQGCLELCLQEVANGLRNPVAMIHADDGSHRFFVAEQLGYVWVYLANGSRIDRPFLNLTQAVLTSPWTGDERGFLCIALHPRFSQVRKAYVYYSVSVKKEERIRISEFTLSPHDDNQLDHSSERTILEVVEPASNHNGGQLLFGQDGYLYIFIGDGGRAGDPFGKFGNAQNKSVLLGKVLRVDVNNNDDGAPYSIPSDNPFLGEEETRPEIYAYGVRNMWRCSIDRGDPTTGLGRGRMFCGDVGQNKYEEVDLIVKGGNYGWRAKEGFSCYDRKLCQNSSLDDILPIFAYPHKLGKSVTGGYIYRGCQMPNLNGLYIFGDFMSGRLMSLKEDATTGEWQYNEICMGRDQTCRFPKLINSYYRYIMSFAEDEAGELYFLATGAPSAKARAGVIYKIVDPSRRAPPGKCSVKPSPVKIKGKLVHFYPKEEYIINKKPTTTPAPTTTTRKPPPTTKTPRKATPSPAVKNPTKKPPAAAATTTRKTGQTRKAPTVKAPTVKAATPAPTTGYYTAAMTVGSSRKAPMATPASSRRQGNPTQHPLAANPSAAQPRVMTTSRPSPTTNPKSHDATVRLGETDAGEANQVNKRQRGRGRKRGKGGRRIHAGSVRLVSADGLVDRGRVEIFVRGEWGTVCDDLFTSKAGTVVCRQLGFTTALAVMKRAALGEADSTVRILLDDVECEGSEASLLACKRSKVGKHNCAHSEDVGVICG